The Mesorhizobium sp. INR15 region GCTACAAGCTGATCCTGACCATGCCCGAGACGATGTCGATCGAGCGCCGCAAGATGCTGGCCCTGCTTGGCGCCGAGCTGGTGCTGACCGAAGGGCCGAAAGGCATGAAGGGCGCCATCGCCAAGGCCGATGAACTGGCGGCGACCATTCCCAACGCCATCATCCCGCAGCAGTTCGAAAACCCGGCCAATCCGGAAATCCATCGCACGACGACGGCAGAGGAAATCTGGAACGATACCCAGGGCGACGTCGATATATTCATCGCCGGCATCGGCACCGGCGGCACCATAACCGGCGTCGGCCAGGTGCTGAAGAAGCGCAAGCCCTCGGTGCAGATCGTCGCCGTCGAGCCGGAAGCCTCACCGGTTCTGTCGGGCGGCCAGCCCGGCCCGCACAAGATCCAGGGCATCGGCGCCGGCTTCGCGCCGAAAATCCTCGACACCACGGTCTATGACGAGATCGTCAAGGTTTCCAACGAGGACTCCGTCGCCAATGCGCGGCTTGTCGCCCGCCTCGAAGGCGTGCCGGTCGGCATCTCGTCGGGTGCGGCTCTGCAAGCGGCGATCGTCGTCGGCTCCCGGCCGGAGAACAAGGGCAAGACGCTGGTCGTCGTCATCCCATCCTTCGCCGAGCGCTATCTGTCGACGATACTGTTTGACGGGCTCGGCGCATAACCCAGCCGACAGGCTGGCCCGCAGAAAAAAGCCGCCGTGGCGGCCGCCGCTCGCTTGAGCGGGAGGCTGGTTCCGTATCATATCGCCGGCGGCCCGCTTTGTGCGGGCCGGTGGAGGATTTTATGTACAAGCTCTATACCCGCCCGGGCAGTGGCGGCTTCGTCGTCGAGGCGGCACTTGCCCTGGCCAACGCGCCTTTCGACCAGATCGACGTGCCCAGGTCGGACCAGCCCGATCCGGCCTTTCTTGCCATCAGCCCGCTGAACCAGGTTCCGGTGCTGACCTTGCCGGATGGCCGTTCGATGACCGAATCGGCGGCGATCTGCATCCTGCTTGCCGAACAGCATCCCGATGCCGGCCTGGCACCGGCTGTCGACGAGCCGGCCCGCATCGACTTCCTACGCTGGATGGCCTTCATGTCGTCGGTGCTCTATCCCGCCATCCTGCGGCTCTACTATGCCCATCGCTACACCACCGATGCCGATGGCACCGAGGCGGTGAAGCAGGCCGCGCTTGCCGAAATGGACCGCGGCTTCGCGGTTCTGGACAATGCACTGAGGGGCCGTGACTGGCTTGTCGGCGACAGCCTGTCCTTGGCCGACATCTATCTCGTCATGCTGGTGGCCTGGCATCCCGACCCCGAAAAAGCACGGGCGGCCTGGCCTGATATCGAACGGCTGTGGGCCGAGCTGCGCGCGCATCCCTTGATGAAGAAGCTCAACGCGTCGCACGAGATGTGGCCGGCCTGAGCCGAATTGCCGGGAGCCACGCGCCTTCCGGCATTCAGTTTTTGACGAGCGCCGCGCGTCTTGCCTGCAGGAAGCGCCGCACCGCCGGATCCCGCTCGAGGCCGATTGCCCGATCATAGGCCTCGGCGGCATCCGCTGTCCTGCCGAGCCTGGCGAGCAGACCCGCGCGGGCCGCCCAATAGGGCTGATAATCGGCAAGCCGCTTGTCGTCGCTGAGTTCGTCGAGTGCGGCAAGACCCGGTCCTGCGCCGTCGGTCTCGGCGACCGCCACGGCGCGGTTGATCGCCACGATAGGCGAACCGGCAATCATCGACAGTGCATCATAGAGACTCCTGATGGCGGCCCAGTCGGTCAGGCCGGTGCGCCGCCGGGCGGCATGCGCGGATTGCACCGCCGCCTCCAGCTGGTAGCGGCCGATAACGCCTTTGGTCGCGGCGTGGCCGAGCAGGGCCTCGGCTTCATCGATCAAGGCATCGTCCCACAAGGCGCAATCCTGCTCGGCCAGCGGCACATAGTCGCCGGCGGCATCGCGGCGGGCCGGCCGTCGCGCCTCGGCAAACAGCATCAGCGCAAGCAGCCCAAGCGCCTCCGGTTCGTCAGGCAACAGCGAGGCGACCAGCCGGCCAAGCCAGATGCCTTCCGTCGCCAGATTGCGGCGCCTCGTCTCGGTGCCGGCAGGGTCGGACCAACCCTCGGCGAAGGCCGCATAGATTGCCTCCAGTACCGCGTCCAGCCGCTCGCCCAGCTCGGCTCTCTCGGGAACGCGAAATGGAATGCCGGTCTCGCGGATCCGGGTTTTGGCGCGCACCAGGCGTTGGCCCATGGTGGCCGGCGAAACCAGGAAGGCGGACGCGATCGTCGCGGCGTCGAAACCGAGCACCGTCTGCAGGATCAATGGCGCGCGCACTCCGGCCTCGATCGCCGGATGGGCACAGGCAAACATCAGCCGCAGCCGTTCGTCGGGCAGGTCTTCGTCGACCATGTGTGTCTCCATCTCCTCGGCGATGAGCTTGAGGTGGCCCTGGCCGGCTTCACTGGTCAGCCGCCGCCGCACCGCGTCGACGCGGCGCCGCCGCGCCACCGCAAGCAGCCATGCTTCCGGTTTCTCGGGCACGCCGGTCTGGGGCCAGCGCTCGAGCGCGGCAGCAAAGGCATCGGCCAGCGCGTCCTCCGCCGAAGCCACGTCACGTGTGCGCGCGGCGAGATAGGCAACCAGCTTGCCGTAGCTTTGCCGGGCGGCGGCTTCCGCTGCCGCCCGCACTGCATCCGGCCGGCTGATCATCGCGGCAAGTAGTCCGCGTGCGCCCAGATCGGCCGCACTTCCAGTGTACCGGTGCTGGCTCCAGGGCAGCGTGACGCCCAGGAAATCGCCGCGTCCGCATCCTCGGCCTCGATCATGTAGAAGCCGGCGAGCTGTTCCTTGGTGTCGGCATAGGGACCATCGAGCACATTGGTCTTGCCGCCGGCCACCCGGACAGACGTCGCGGCGCTCGTTGGCTTCAATCTCTCGCCGCCAACCCACACGCCGGCCTTCTTCATCGCCTGGGTGTAGGCGTCATACGCCGCGGTCATCTGGGTTGCGGCTTCCTTTGGCGCGGCTGCCATCCCGGCTTCGTTCCCATAGATGAGAAGCAAATACTGCATGGTCGTCTCCTTTGGTTTTCAGGGCCGCTTCGTTGCGAAGCAGACGTATGTCGCGCCGCCTCGCCCGATTTCGACAGGCGCTGGAAAAATCTTTCGGCGCCGGCGGCATTTCACGCAAGCTGGCATGCGCGGCCGCCATGCTCAACCGTTCGCATAATCCGGCATTCGTCCAATCCGGCGGAATTGCGGGTTGGCATTTCCGGTCCGCCGTCTAGAGTTGTTCGGGCGGCACCGGGGAGGCGGTGCGGCGGCCACTATTTTCAGGGAGGAGATCAGAATGTCCCATTTCAGAACGAAGTTTGTTGCGGCAAGCGCGCTGGCGCTTTCGCTTGGCCTGGGCGCGGTGTCGGCCAAGGCGCAGGAATTCATCAATGTGCTGACCGGCGGTACGTCGGGTGTTTATTACCCGCTCGGCGTCGCTCTGTCGGAAATCTACGGCAAGGGCATAGAGGGCGCCCGCGCCCAGGTGCAGGCAACGAAGGCCTCGGTCGAAAACCTCAACCTCTTGCAGCAAGGCAAGGGCGAGATTGCCTTCGCGCTTGGCGATTCCGTCAAGCTGGCGGCGGAGGGCAACACCGAAGCCGGCTACCCCGGCAAGCTCGATAAGCTGCGCGGCATCGCCGCCATCTATCCTAACTATATCCAGATCGTTGCCAGCCAGGAGTCCGGCATCAAGACGCTGGCTGATCTCAAGGGCAAGAGCCTGTCGGTCGGTGCGCCGGCCTCCGGCACCGAGCTCAACGCGCGTGCCATCTTCGCCGCCGCCGGGCTGAAATACGAGGATCTCGGACGGGTGGAATACCTGCCCTTCGCCGAATCGGTGGAGCTGATCAAGAACCGCCAGCTCGACGCCACCTTGCAATCGGCCGGGCTCGGCGTCGCCTCGATCCGCGACCTCGCCACCTCGCTGCCGATCAATGTCGTTGCGGTGCCGGCCGAGGATGTCGCCAAGATTGGCGCGCCCTATCTCTCCGTGGTCATTCCCAAGGGCACCTATGAGGGCCAGGGCGAGGATGTCGCGACCGCCGCCGTCGGCAATTTCCTCATCACCCGAGCCGATGTTTCCGACGAGACGGCCTATCAGATGACGAAACTGCTGTTCGAGCATCTCGACCAGCTCGCCGCCGCCCACGCCGCCGCCAAGGCGATCGATCCAGCCAAGGCGCTGGACGGCATGCCGGTGCCGCTGCATCCCGGCGCCGAGCGCTACTACAAGGAAAAAGGGCTCATCAAGTAGGGCTCCCCCTTGAGGGGGGAGGGTGGCCAGCCGCCGAAGGCGGATGGACGGGTGGGGTCACTGCGGCAGTGCTCCGTCTTTCAGTCAAAAGGCCGAGGCGGTTGAGGTGACCCCATCCGCCTCGCTTCGCTCGGCACCCTCCTCTCAAGGGGGAGGGGCATCCTCGCCAGGAGCTCCAGATGACCAATCCTGAAATCGCTGCCGAGGACGAACCTGTCGAAGGGTTGCCGCCGGGCTTCGGCGAGGGCATCGCCGGCAAGGCAGCGTTTCTGATCGCCGTCGCCTTTTCGGTGTTCCAGATCTATGTCGCCGCCTATGGCAGCATCCCAAGCCAGGTGGTGCGGGCCATGCATGTCGGCTTCCTGCTGCTGCTTGGTTTTGGCCTGATCGCCAATCTGCGGACCAAAAGCGCAGCGGCAAAGGCCATCTTCTGGGCACTTGGCCTGCTCGGCTTCGGCACCGGCCTGTACAATTGGGTGTTCTACACCGACCTCATCCGCCGCTCCGGCTTCCTGACCACGCCGGACCTGGTCGTCGGCACGGTGCTGGTGGTACTGGTCTTCGAGGCGGCGCGCCGGTTGATGGGGCTGCCCCTGGCGGTCATTGCCTTCATCTTCCTTGCCTATTGCTTTGTCGGCAATCATCTGCCGCCGCCCCTGATCCATCGCGGCTATGATTTCGCCCAGCTGGTCGACACGTTCGCCTATGGCACCGAAGGCATCTACGGCACGCCGATCTACGTTTCAGCCGCCTATATCTTCATCTTCGTCGTCTTTGCCGCCTTCCTCGAACGGGCCGGCATGATCGCGCTTTTCAATGATTTCGCGCTGGGCCTGGTCGGCACCTGGCGCGGCGGCCCGGCACAGGTCTGCGTGCTGTCGTCGGCGCTGATGGGCACCATTTCCGGTTCCGGCGTCGCCAATGTCGTCGCCAGCGGCCAATTCACCATTCCGCTGATGAAGCGCTTCGGCTTCCGCTCGGCCTTTGCCGGCGCCGTCGAGGCGACCTCCTCGATGGGCGGCCAGATCATGCCGCCGGTGATGGGGGCGGTCGCCTTCATCATGGCCGAGACGCTGAACATTCCTTATGCCGAGGTGGTCAAGGCAGCGATCATCCCGGCGCTGCTCTATTTCGGCGCCTGTTTCTGGCAGGTGCACCTGGAGGCCGGCAAGGCCGGCCTGCACGGCATGGCCAAGGACGAGCTGCCCAATCCGTGGGACGCGGTGCGCAAGCACTGGCCGCTGGTGCTGCCGCTCGCGGCGCTGATCTACCTTCTGTTTGCCGGCTACACACCGATCTTCGCCGGGACGATGGGCCTGGCGCTGACCATCGTGCTCATCCTCGGTACGCCGCTGGCGGCACTGATCGGACCGCTGGCTTTCCGCATCGTCTTCTGGCTGGCGCTGGGGCTTGCCGCGGCATCCTTCATGAAGTTCGGCGTCAACATCCTCGGCCTGGTCATATCAGGGCTCGTGATCGCCTGTCTCGGCTTCAAGGGCGGCCGTGAGACGCTGCAAATCTGCGTGGATTCGCTGGCCGAGGGGGCGAAGAACGCACTGCCGGTCGGCATTGCCTGTGCCATCGTCGGCATCGTCATCGGCACGCTGACGCTCACCGGCATCGCCTCCACCTTCATCGGCTGGATCATCTCGATCGGCGCGAACAATCTGTTCCTGTCGCTGGTGCTGACCATGCTTACCTGCCTGGTGCTCGGCATGGGCATCCCGACCATTCCCAACTACATCATCACCTCGTCGCTGGCCGGGC contains the following coding sequences:
- the cysK gene encoding cysteine synthase A translates to MNKPATSARVPGRGRVYNSITETIGDTPLVRLDKFAKEKGIVANLVAKLEFFNPIASVKDRIGVAMIEALEASGKISPGKTTLVEPTSGNTGIALAFAAAAKGYKLILTMPETMSIERRKMLALLGAELVLTEGPKGMKGAIAKADELAATIPNAIIPQQFENPANPEIHRTTTAEEIWNDTQGDVDIFIAGIGTGGTITGVGQVLKKRKPSVQIVAVEPEASPVLSGGQPGPHKIQGIGAGFAPKILDTTVYDEIVKVSNEDSVANARLVARLEGVPVGISSGAALQAAIVVGSRPENKGKTLVVVIPSFAERYLSTILFDGLGA
- a CDS encoding glutathione S-transferase family protein; amino-acid sequence: MYKLYTRPGSGGFVVEAALALANAPFDQIDVPRSDQPDPAFLAISPLNQVPVLTLPDGRSMTESAAICILLAEQHPDAGLAPAVDEPARIDFLRWMAFMSSVLYPAILRLYYAHRYTTDADGTEAVKQAALAEMDRGFAVLDNALRGRDWLVGDSLSLADIYLVMLVAWHPDPEKARAAWPDIERLWAELRAHPLMKKLNASHEMWPA
- a CDS encoding RNA polymerase sigma factor, coding for MISRPDAVRAAAEAAARQSYGKLVAYLAARTRDVASAEDALADAFAAALERWPQTGVPEKPEAWLLAVARRRRVDAVRRRLTSEAGQGHLKLIAEEMETHMVDEDLPDERLRLMFACAHPAIEAGVRAPLILQTVLGFDAATIASAFLVSPATMGQRLVRAKTRIRETGIPFRVPERAELGERLDAVLEAIYAAFAEGWSDPAGTETRRRNLATEGIWLGRLVASLLPDEPEALGLLALMLFAEARRPARRDAAGDYVPLAEQDCALWDDALIDEAEALLGHAATKGVIGRYQLEAAVQSAHAARRRTGLTDWAAIRSLYDALSMIAGSPIVAINRAVAVAETDGAGPGLAALDELSDDKRLADYQPYWAARAGLLARLGRTADAAEAYDRAIGLERDPAVRRFLQARRAALVKN
- a CDS encoding YciI family protein, which gives rise to MQYLLLIYGNEAGMAAAPKEAATQMTAAYDAYTQAMKKAGVWVGGERLKPTSAATSVRVAGGKTNVLDGPYADTKEQLAGFYMIEAEDADAAISWASRCPGASTGTLEVRPIWAHADYLPR
- a CDS encoding TAXI family TRAP transporter solute-binding subunit, translating into MSHFRTKFVAASALALSLGLGAVSAKAQEFINVLTGGTSGVYYPLGVALSEIYGKGIEGARAQVQATKASVENLNLLQQGKGEIAFALGDSVKLAAEGNTEAGYPGKLDKLRGIAAIYPNYIQIVASQESGIKTLADLKGKSLSVGAPASGTELNARAIFAAAGLKYEDLGRVEYLPFAESVELIKNRQLDATLQSAGLGVASIRDLATSLPINVVAVPAEDVAKIGAPYLSVVIPKGTYEGQGEDVATAAVGNFLITRADVSDETAYQMTKLLFEHLDQLAAAHAAAKAIDPAKALDGMPVPLHPGAERYYKEKGLIK
- a CDS encoding TRAP transporter permease, producing the protein MTNPEIAAEDEPVEGLPPGFGEGIAGKAAFLIAVAFSVFQIYVAAYGSIPSQVVRAMHVGFLLLLGFGLIANLRTKSAAAKAIFWALGLLGFGTGLYNWVFYTDLIRRSGFLTTPDLVVGTVLVVLVFEAARRLMGLPLAVIAFIFLAYCFVGNHLPPPLIHRGYDFAQLVDTFAYGTEGIYGTPIYVSAAYIFIFVVFAAFLERAGMIALFNDFALGLVGTWRGGPAQVCVLSSALMGTISGSGVANVVASGQFTIPLMKRFGFRSAFAGAVEATSSMGGQIMPPVMGAVAFIMAETLNIPYAEVVKAAIIPALLYFGACFWQVHLEAGKAGLHGMAKDELPNPWDAVRKHWPLVLPLAALIYLLFAGYTPIFAGTMGLALTIVLILGTPLAALIGPLAFRIVFWLALGLAAASFMKFGVNILGLVISGLVIACLGFKGGRETLQICVDSLAEGAKNALPVGIACAIVGIVIGTLTLTGIASTFIGWIISIGANNLFLSLVLTMLTCLVLGMGIPTIPNYIITSSLAGPALLSLGVPLVVSHMFVFYFGIMADLTPPVALAAFAAAPMAKESGLKIGIQATKLAIAGFVVPFMAVYTPALMLQDAGPIAAQFGYPVEVAYIVAKACMGIVLWGAAAVGFLARRMALWERLFAFAGGVLLVAAVPLTDETGWALSLAWIGWHFWRARQAKAVGTA